One region of Glycine max cultivar Williams 82 chromosome 9, Glycine_max_v4.0, whole genome shotgun sequence genomic DNA includes:
- the LOC100781274 gene encoding formin-like protein 14 → MSLLSRFFYKRPPDGLLEFSDRVYVFDSCFSTEALPDGMYSLYLRQILSDLHEDFPESSFVALNFRDGDHRSRFSRVLCDLDATFVVDYPKQYEGCPLLPLSLLHHFLRLCDSCLADPGALILLHCERGGWPLLAFLLAAFLVFRKAAQTGERRILEMVHKEAPKGLLQLLSALNPLPSQLRYVKYVARRNIGAEWPPPERALSLDCVILRGVPGFDGGNGCRPLFRIFGRNLLSKGGLSTQMIYNMHKKKKTLRHYRQADCDVIKIDIQCLVKGDVVLECVHLDLDPEREVMMFRVMFNTAFIRSNILMLNSENLDILWDSKERYPKGFRAEVLFGEVESISPPRAQTSILDGEVKGGLPIEAFSRVQELFSGVEWVESGDAAAAWLLKQLTVLNDAKELSRFQGRGSWYSSPADSDSENNESSTADSSDEAFDVIPKSYADPSKLLISDNPDLVHLAFENNGGDYVNLTSRTPDQSLTDNVSLPHHAPRKEYSPCSSPPSPSPVPATQPFPTPAPPLPTSMPIQPDLAPPLPPHQIDQNVNSASTLPSPPPPIVSNAPSQSPPPPPPPPLPPRSVQTGSAPPPPGPVRTGSVPPPPPPPGSVQTGSAPPPPPPPGPVRTGSVPPPPPPPGSVKTGSAPPPPPPPSPVRTGSAPPPPPPPPCPVRAGSAPSPPPPPPPPPGPVRTGSALPPPPPPPPPPGPVRTGSAPPPPPPPPLGPVRTGPALPPPPPPPPGPVRTGSAPPPPPPPSVRTGSTPPPPPPAPKPPGVLPPPPGRGASPMPPPPPAARAPGVAPPPGKASTANVGRGRGTGGTVNAPKKTLLKPLHWVKVARAAKGSLWADSQKQDSGTRAPEIDISELESLFSAASTSDGSSTKGGGRRGPNINKPEKVQLVDLRRAYNCEIMLSKIKIPLPDMLKAVLALDSAILDIDQVENLIKFCPTKEEMEMLKNYTGNKEMLGKCEQFFMELMKVPRVESKLRVFAFKITFSSQVNDLKLNLNTINNAAREVKESGKLRQIMQTILTLGNALNQGTTRGSAVGFKLDSLLKLSDTRARNNKMTLMHYLCKLLAEKMPELLDFDKDLVHLEAASRIQLKALAEEMQAVSKGLEKVEQELAASENDGAISTGFRKVLKNFLDIAEADVRSLISLYSEVGRSADSLSQYFGEDPARCPFEQVTQILVVFVKMFNKSREENERQADAEKKKLEKEALKERTANNLHSKKDGVR, encoded by the exons ATGTCCCTTCTCAGCCGATTCTTCTACAAGCGCCCCCCTGACGGCTTACTCGAATTCTCCGACAGAGTATACG tCTTCGATTCCTGCTTCTCGACGGAGGCACTCCCGGACGGAATGTACAGCCTCTACCTCCGCCAAATCCTCTCTGACCTCCACGAGGACTTCCCGGAATCCTCCTTCGTGGCCCTCAACTTTCGCGACGGCGACCACCGCAGCCGTTTCTCCCGCGTCCTCTGCGACCTGGACGCCACATTCGTCGTCGACTACCCAAAGCAGTACGAGGGCTGCCCCCTCCTCCCCCTCTCCCTCCTCCACCACTTCCTCCGCCTTTGCGACTCCTGCCTCGCCGACCCCGGCGCCCTGATCCTCCTCCACTGCGAGCGCGGCGGCTGGCCCCTCCTCGCCTTCCTCCTCGCCGCCTTCCTCGTCTTCCGCAAGGCCGCGCAGACCGGGGAGCGCCGGATTCTCGAGATGGTTCATAAGGAGGCGCCGAAAGGGTTGCTGCAGCTGTTGTCGGCGCTGAACCCGCTGCCGTCGCAGCTGCGGTATGTGAAGTATGTGGCCAGGAGGAACATTGGGGCGGAGTGGCCCCCACCGGAGAGGGCACTGTCTTTGGATTGTGTTATTCTCAGAGGGGTTCCTGGGTTTGATGGGGGCAATGGGTGCAGGCCACTGTTTAGGATTTTTGGCCGGAATTTGCTTAGTAAAGGGGGGCTTTCAACACAGATGATTTATAATAtgcataagaagaagaagactttGAGGCACTATAGACAG GCAGACTGTGATGTGATTAAGATTGATATTCAATGCCTAGTGAAAGGGGATGTGGTGTTGGAGTGTGTCCATTTGGATTTGGATCCGGAGAGGGAAGTGATGATGTTTCGGGTGATGTTCAACACGGCGTTTATTCGGTCCAACATTTTGATGCTGAATTCTGAGAACTTGGACATTCTTTGGGATTCGAAGGAGCGGTATCCGAAGGGCTTCCGGGCTGAG GTTTTGTTTGGGGAGGTTGAAAGCATAAGTCCTCCAAGGGCTCAAACAAGTATTTTAGATGGTGAGGTGAAAGGTGGATTGCCTATTGAGGCATTTTCGAGGGTTCAAGAACTTTTTAGTGGTGTAGAATGGGTTGAAAGTGGGGATGCTGCTGCTGCCTGGCTGCTCAAACAGCTTACAGTCTTAAATGATGCCAAAGAGCTTTCAAGGTTTCAAGGTAGAGGAAGTTGGTATTCATCACCTGCTGACTCTGACTCTGAAAATAATGAATCAAGCACAGCTGATAGTTCAGATGAGGCCTTTGATGTTATTCCCAAGTCTTATGCTGATCCTTCAAAATTATTGATATCTGACAACCCTGATTTGGTCCATTTAGCTTTTGAGAACAATGGTGGAGATTATGTAAATCTCACTTCAAGAACACCTGATCAGTCATTGACTGATAATGTTTCATTACCTCATCATGCTCCCAGAAAGGAATATTCTCCTTGTTCCTCTCCACCATCACCTTCACCAGTTCCCGCTACTCAACCTTTTCCAACACCGGCACCACCACTTCCCACATCAATGCCTATACAGCCAGATTTAGCTCCTCCCTTGCCTCCGCATCAGATAGATCAGAATGTGAACAGTGCTTCTACATtgccttcacctcctcctcctaTAGTTTCCAATGCTCCTAGTCAATCTCCaccgcctcctcctcctcctccacttCCTCCACGATCTGTACAAACTGGTTCAGCTCCACCTCCTCCAGGACCTGTACGAACAGGCTCGGTACCACCGCCTCCACCTCCTCCAGGATCTGTACAAACTGGTTCAGCTCCACCACCTCCACCTCCTCCAGGTCCAGTACGAACAGGCTCGGTACCACCGCCTCCACCTCCTCCAGGATCTGTAAAAACTGGTTCAGCTCCACCACCTCCACCTCCTCCAAGTCCAGTACGAACAGGTTCAGCCCCACCGCCACCTCCACCTCCTCCATGTCCTGTACGAGCAGGTTCAGCCccatctcctcctcctcctcctcctcctcctccaggTCCTGTACGAACAGGTTCAGCCctacctcctcctcctcctcctccacctccTCCAGGTCCTGTACGAACAGGTTCAGCcccacctcctcctcctcctcctcctctagGTCCTGTACGAACAGGTCCAGCCctacctcctcctcctcctcctcctccaggTCCTGTACGAACAGGTTCAGCTCCACCACCTCCTCCCCCTCCAAGTGTACGAACAGGTTCaactccaccaccaccaccaccggcACCAAAACCTCCAGGTGTTCTTCCTCCTCCACCTGGCCGTGGTGCATCACCGATGCCACCTCCACCACCTGCAGCTAGGGCCCCTGGTGTGGCACCACCACCAGGCAAAGCTTCAACAGCAAATGTTGGAAGAGGTCGTGGTACTGGTGGTACTGTTAATGCTCCTAAGAAAACTTTGCTAAAACCCCTACACTGGGTGAAAGTTGCTCGAGCAGCCAAGGGAAGTCTATGGGCTGATTCACAGAAACAGGATAGTGGAACAAG GGCTCCTGAGATAGATATTTCAGAACTTGAGAGCCTGTTTTCAGCAGCATCTACTTCTGATGGGAGCAGCACTAAAGGTGGAGGTCGGCGTGGTCCTAATATTAACAAACCTGAGAAAGTACAATTG GTTGATTTGCGTAGAGCATATAATTGTGAAATAATGCTCTctaaaatcaaaattccttTGCCAGATATGCTT AAAGCAGTCCTGGCATTGGATTCTGCAATTCTGGATATTGATCAGGTTGAGAATCTCATCAAGTTCTGTCCTACAAAGGAAGAGATGGAGATGTTAAAG AATTATACAGGAAACAAGGAAATGCTTGGAAAGTGTGAACAG TTTTTTATGGAGCTGATGAAGGTTCCACGTGTGGAATCCAAATTAAGGGTTTTTGCTTTTAAAATCACCTTTTCTTCTCAG GTGAATGATTTGAAGTTAAATTTGAACACAATCAACAATGCAGCCAGAGAG GTGAAAGAATCTGGAAAATTGCGTCAAATAATGCAGACCATTCTTACTCTGGGCAATGCCTTGAATCAAGGAACAACACGAG GATCAGCTGTTGGATTCAAATTGGATAGCCTTCTTAAATTATCTGATACCCGTGcaagaaataacaaaatgacTTTAATGCATTATTTGTGTAAG CTTCTTGCTGAGAAAATGCCAGAATTGCTAGATTTTGATAAGGATCTTGTCCATTTGGAAGCAGCTTCTAGG ATTCAACTAAAAGCATTGGCTGAAGAAATGCAAGCTGTGAGTAAAGGTTTAGAGAAAGTTGAGCAAGAACTCGCTGCTTCTGAAAATGATGGTGCTATATCTACAGGATTTCGTAAG GTGTTGAAGAATTTTCTTGATATTGCTGAAGCTGATGTGAGGTCTCTTATATCATTGTATTCTGAAGTG GGAAGAAGTGCAGACTCTTTGTCCCAGTACTTTGGAGAGGATCCAGCTAGATGCCCTTTTGAACAAG TGACACAAATCCTTGTTGTCTTTGTCAAGATGTTCAACAAGTCAAGGGAGGAAAATGAAAGGCAGGCGGATgctgaaaaaaagaaattagagaAAGAAGCCTTGAAGGAAAGGACAGCAAATAACTTGCATTCCAAAAAAGATGGTGTTCGATAG